Proteins encoded together in one Bos indicus isolate NIAB-ARS_2022 breed Sahiwal x Tharparkar chromosome 25, NIAB-ARS_B.indTharparkar_mat_pri_1.0, whole genome shotgun sequence window:
- the TFAP4 gene encoding transcription factor AP-4 isoform X1 — MEYFMMPTQKVPSLQHFRKTEKEVIGGLCSLANIPLTPETQRDQERRIRREIANSNERRRMQSINAGFQSLKTLIPHTDGEKLSKAAILQQTAEYIFSLEQEKTRLLQQNTQLKRFIQELSGSSPKRRRAEDKDEGIGSPDIWEDEKAEDLRREMIELRQQLDKERSVRMMLEEQVRSLEAHMYPEKLKVIAQQVQLQQQQEQVRLLHQEKLEREQQHLRTQLLPTPAPTHHPTVIVPAPAPPPSHHINVVTMGPSSVINSVSTSRQNLDTIVQAIQHIEGTQGQEEEQRRAVIVKPVRGCPEAHASDTASDSEASDSDAMDQGREELAGNGGLP, encoded by the exons CCTGGCCAACATTCCACTGACCCCTGAGACTCAGCGGGACCAGGAGCGGCGGATTCGGCGGGAGATCGCCAACAGCAACGAGCGGAGGCGCATGCAGAGCATCAACGCAGGCTTCCAGTCCCTCAAGACCCTCATCCCCCACACAGATGGAGAGAAGCTCAGCAAG gcaGCCATTCTCCAGCAGACGGCAGAGTACATCTTCTCCCTGGAGCAGGAGAAGACCCGGCTCCTGCAGCAGAACACACAGCTCAAGCGCTTTATCCAG GAGCTGAGCGGCTCGTCCCCCAAGCGGCGGCGGGCGGAGGACAAAGACGAGGGCATTGGCTCGCCGGACATCTGGGAGGACGAGAAGGCAGAGGATCTGCGGCGGGAGATGATCGAGCTGCGGCAGCAACTGGACAAGGAGCGCTCAGTGCGCATGATGCTGGAGGAGCAG GTCCGCTCCCTGGAGGCCCACATGTACCCGGAAAAGCTCAAGGTGATCGCACAGCAggtgcagctgcagcagcagcaggagcaggtcCGGCTGCTGCACCAGGAGAAGCTGGAGCGGGAACAGCAGCACCTGCGGACCCAG CTCCTGCCCACTCcggcccccacccaccaccccacgGTGATAGTGCCGGCGCCggcaccccctccctcccaccacatCAACGTCGTCACCATGGGCCCCTCCTCGGTCATCAACTCTGTTTCAACATCCCGGCAAAATCTGGACACCATCGTGCAG GCGATCCAGCACATCGAGGGCACCCAGGGCCAGGAGGAGGAGCAGCGGCGAGCCGTCATCGTGAAGCCGGTCCGCGGCTGCCCCGAGGCCCACGCCTCGGACACCGCCTCCGATTCGGAGGCCTCAGACAGCGACGCCATGGACCAGGGCCGGGAGGAGCTGGCAGGGAACGGGGGGCTTCCCTGA
- the TFAP4 gene encoding transcription factor AP-4 isoform X2, with protein MQSINAGFQSLKTLIPHTDGEKLSKAAILQQTAEYIFSLEQEKTRLLQQNTQLKRFIQELSGSSPKRRRAEDKDEGIGSPDIWEDEKAEDLRREMIELRQQLDKERSVRMMLEEQVRSLEAHMYPEKLKVIAQQVQLQQQQEQVRLLHQEKLEREQQHLRTQLLPTPAPTHHPTVIVPAPAPPPSHHINVVTMGPSSVINSVSTSRQNLDTIVQAIQHIEGTQGQEEEQRRAVIVKPVRGCPEAHASDTASDSEASDSDAMDQGREELAGNGGLP; from the exons ATGCAGAGCATCAACGCAGGCTTCCAGTCCCTCAAGACCCTCATCCCCCACACAGATGGAGAGAAGCTCAGCAAG gcaGCCATTCTCCAGCAGACGGCAGAGTACATCTTCTCCCTGGAGCAGGAGAAGACCCGGCTCCTGCAGCAGAACACACAGCTCAAGCGCTTTATCCAG GAGCTGAGCGGCTCGTCCCCCAAGCGGCGGCGGGCGGAGGACAAAGACGAGGGCATTGGCTCGCCGGACATCTGGGAGGACGAGAAGGCAGAGGATCTGCGGCGGGAGATGATCGAGCTGCGGCAGCAACTGGACAAGGAGCGCTCAGTGCGCATGATGCTGGAGGAGCAG GTCCGCTCCCTGGAGGCCCACATGTACCCGGAAAAGCTCAAGGTGATCGCACAGCAggtgcagctgcagcagcagcaggagcaggtcCGGCTGCTGCACCAGGAGAAGCTGGAGCGGGAACAGCAGCACCTGCGGACCCAG CTCCTGCCCACTCcggcccccacccaccaccccacgGTGATAGTGCCGGCGCCggcaccccctccctcccaccacatCAACGTCGTCACCATGGGCCCCTCCTCGGTCATCAACTCTGTTTCAACATCCCGGCAAAATCTGGACACCATCGTGCAG GCGATCCAGCACATCGAGGGCACCCAGGGCCAGGAGGAGGAGCAGCGGCGAGCCGTCATCGTGAAGCCGGTCCGCGGCTGCCCCGAGGCCCACGCCTCGGACACCGCCTCCGATTCGGAGGCCTCAGACAGCGACGCCATGGACCAGGGCCGGGAGGAGCTGGCAGGGAACGGGGGGCTTCCCTGA